A stretch of Procambarus clarkii isolate CNS0578487 chromosome 20, FALCON_Pclarkii_2.0, whole genome shotgun sequence DNA encodes these proteins:
- the LOC138366708 gene encoding zinc finger protein 154-like, whose translation MLNPDASFDIITRAVIERGKPSHKLHLFIFIKKMKTRQCPQCGKVFTHLGNMKNHLRVHSGEKPHKCPDCGKRFSRLDGMRIHMLVHSGDKPHECPDCGKRFRNLGAVKTHRMMHSNEKPFECTQCGKKFRQRGKIIQHLLVHSGDKPYECSECGKRFNQCGSMKHHMLVHSGDKPHECPECGKKFSQLGSMKRHRMVHADERPFECAECGKKFRTRGAIIMHMLVHSCDRLHECPECGKRFKQLSHVKRHKIIHSGDRLNTSSVEDN comes from the coding sequence ATGCTAAACCCTGACGCATCTTTCGACATCATCACTCGTGCAGTCATCGAGAGGGGAAAGCCTTCACACAAACTACACCTCTTCAtcttcataaagaagatgaagactcgccagtgtccacagtgtgggaaggtattcactcatcttggaaatatgaagaatcACTTGCGAGTGCATTCGGGTgagaaacctcataagtgtccagattgtgggaagagattcagtcgtcttgacgGTATGAGgattcacatgttagtgcattctggcgataaacctcatgagtgtcccgactgtgggaagagattcaggaaTCTGGGAGctgtgaagactcacaggatgatgCATTCGAACGAAAAACCTTTTGAATGTACTcaatgtggcaaaaaatttagacaaCGAGGAAAAATAATTCAGCacctgttagtgcattcaggtgacaaaccttatgagtgttctgagtgtgggaagagattcaatcagTGTGGAAGTATGAAGCATCATATGTTAGTACATtctggtgataaacctcatgagtgtccagagtgtggtaaaaaattcagtcagcttggaagtatgaagcgtCACAGGATGGTTCACGCGGATGAAAGACCAtttgaatgtgccgagtgtggcaaaaaatttagaacaCGTGGAGCTATAATaatgcacatgttagtgcattcatgtGATcgacttcatgagtgtccagagtgtgggaagagattcaagcaGCTTAGTCATGTGAAAAGGCACAAGATAATACATTCAGGTGATAGGCTAAACACTTcgagtgtggaagataattga